The DNA window GGATGAACCTACGAATCACTTGGATTTGGAGATGATCGAATGGTTGGAAAGTTATTTTGCCAAAGAAAATATCACCTTGTTTATGGTGACGCACGACCGTTTCTTTTTGGAACGCGTTTGCAACGAAATCATCGAATTAGACAACGGAAAAATATACCAATACAAAGGAAATTACTCGTACTATTTAGAAAAAAAAGAAGAGCGAATCGCTTCCGAAAATTCGAGTGTGGACAAAGCCCAAAACCTGTTCGTCAAAGAATTGGAATGGATGCGTCGCCAACCCAAAGCACGTACTTGCAAAAGCAAATCGCGTCAGGATGATTTTTATGTGATTAAGGAAAAAGCACAAAGTCGCCGTCGGGAGAATAAAGTGGAACTCGAAATCAATATGGAACGAATGGGAAGCAAGATCATCGAGCTTCATAAAATTTCCAAAAAATTCAAGGATCACGTGATTTTGGATAATTTCAGTTTTGATTTTCAACGTGGGGAACGCATTGGAATTATTGGAAAAAATGGAACTGGAAAATCGACTTTCCTGAATTTATTGACCGGAACCATTCCTTTAGATTCTGGAAAAGTGGTCGTAGGCGAAACCATCAAAATTGGCTATTACACCCAAAGCGGCATCAACCCAAAACCGGGACAACGCGTAATTGATGTCATCAAAGAATACGGGGAATTCATTCCGTTGACCAAAGGCAGATTGATTTCGGCTTCGCAATTGTTGGAGCGTTTTCTATTTGATTCCAAAAAACAATACGATTATGTCGAAAAATTGAGCGGTGGCGAGCTGAAACGACTGTATTTGTGTACGGTTTTAATCCAAAATCCGAACTTCCTAATTCTCGATGAGCCTACGAATGATTTAGATATTGTAACCTTAAATGTCTTAGAAAGTTTCCTTTTGGATTATCCTGGATGTTTGCTGGTAGTGTCGCACGACCGTTATTTTATGGACAAAATCGTGGATCAATTATTTGTTTTTAGAGGCCAAGGCGAAATTGAAACATTCCCCGGAAATTATTCCGATTTTAGAGCTTATGAAGACAGCGCCGATGTAGCCCAAAAAGAGATTGCTTCGAACCTCGCAATGACAGCAAAGAAAGACTGGAAACAAAACAATCCAACCGGAAATTTGACCTTCAACGAGCAAAAAGAATTTCAAAAAATCGAGAGAGAAATCAAGGATTTGGAAATCGAAAAAACCAAAATCGAGCAACTATTTTCGGAAGGAAAAGTAGCCGATGCCGACATCGAGAAAAAAGCCAAAGAACTGGAAAACCTCATTCATAAAATCGATGCAAAAGAGGAACGCTGGTTTGAATTGAGTGCGAAGATGGAAGGTTAATAGCGTTAATTTCACGAAGATTCACAAAAGAAAACACAAAGTATCACGAAGTTTTTTTAACCTTTTAATCATTGTGAATCTTCGAGAGCCTTTGCAAAACTTTGTATAATAAAAATAATGAACCCCAACAATGTAAGTGTTAAGCTAAAATTGTTGGGGTTGTTTTATATATAGAATCCTTTTAATAATTTGTAAGAAAA is part of the Flavobacterium nackdongense genome and encodes:
- a CDS encoding ABC-F family ATP-binding cassette domain-containing protein, whose protein sequence is MNYLSVENISKSFGERTLFKDISFGINKDQKIAFIAKNGSGKTTIMNIINGFDEPDTGQVVLRKSIRMAFLSQDNKLQDELTIEESIFASDNESLKVIEAYEKALENPEDEEAYQKAFDGMDQHNAWDFETQFKQILFKLKLEDFKLKVKNLSGGQKKRLSLAIILINRPDLLILDEPTNHLDLEMIEWLESYFAKENITLFMVTHDRFFLERVCNEIIELDNGKIYQYKGNYSYYLEKKEERIASENSSVDKAQNLFVKELEWMRRQPKARTCKSKSRQDDFYVIKEKAQSRRRENKVELEINMERMGSKIIELHKISKKFKDHVILDNFSFDFQRGERIGIIGKNGTGKSTFLNLLTGTIPLDSGKVVVGETIKIGYYTQSGINPKPGQRVIDVIKEYGEFIPLTKGRLISASQLLERFLFDSKKQYDYVEKLSGGELKRLYLCTVLIQNPNFLILDEPTNDLDIVTLNVLESFLLDYPGCLLVVSHDRYFMDKIVDQLFVFRGQGEIETFPGNYSDFRAYEDSADVAQKEIASNLAMTAKKDWKQNNPTGNLTFNEQKEFQKIEREIKDLEIEKTKIEQLFSEGKVADADIEKKAKELENLIHKIDAKEERWFELSAKMEG